The DNA window CACAAACCCAAGTTGTACGAGCAGGTGGCCGAGCGGCTGTCGGATGCGATTGCCGCGGGCACGCTGCGGGGCGGAGACAGGCTGCCGTCCGTGCGGCAGCTCGCCTTGCGTGAGCGGGTGAGCATCTCCACGGTGCTCCAGGCGTATCTGCACCTGGAAGCGGTGGGGCTCATCGAGACACGGCCGCAGTCCGGCCACTACGTGCGCCGCCGGGAGCGGCCCCGCCTCGCCGAGCCGCAGGTGTCCCAGCCCGCCAAGAGCGCCACGCCCGTGACGGTGAGCGGCCTGGTGTCCCAGGTGTATCGCGCGATGAGGGACCCGCGCGTCATCCAGCTCGGCGGCGCGTGGCCCGCGACGGAGCTGCTGCCGGTGCGGCGGCTGATGCGCGAGCTGAACATCCTCACGCGCGAGTCCGGCGAGCTGGGCATCCTGTACGACGCGCCACCGGGGTGTCTGGAGCTGCGGCAGCAGCTCGCGCGCCGCTCGCTCGACTGGGGTGGGGCGCTGTCCGCGGACGACTTCATCATCACCTGTGGCGCGGCCGAGGCCATCCACCTGGGCTTGCTGGCTGTCGCCCGTCCCGGCGACACCATCGCCATCGAGTCCCCCGCGTACTACGGCACGCTCCAGAACATCGAGTCGCTGGGGCTGAAGGCGCTGGAGATTCCGTGCTCGCCTCGCCATGGCATGGAGCTGGATGCGCTCCAGGCCGCGCTGGAGCGACGGCGGGTGGCGGCGGTGCTGGTGGTGCCGAGCTTCAGCAACCCGGTGGGAAGCTGCATGCCGGAGGAGAACCGGCGCCGGCTGGTGTCGATGCTGGAGGAGCGAGGCATTCCGCTCATCGAGGACGACATCTACGGCGACCTGCACTTCGGCCCGGAGCGTCCGCGCACGTGCAAGTCCTTCGACACGACGGGGAACGTGATGCTGTGTGGCTCGTTCTCGAAGACGCTCGCGCCGGGGTTCCGCGTGGGCTACGTCGCGCCCGGGAAGCTCCGCGAGCGCGTGGAGCTGCTCAAGTTCTCGCACACGGTGGCGACGGCGACCTTGCCGCCGCTCGCGATTGCGCGCTTCCTGGAAGAGGGCGGGTATGACCGGCACCTGCGCGCGCTTCGCCGGGGACTGAAGGCGCAGGTGGAGCGGATGGCGGAGGCCGTGGCGGAGTTCTTCCCGGAGGGGACGCGGGTGGCTCGGCCCGAGGGAGGCTCGCTGTTGTGGGTGGAGCTGCCGCCCACGGTGGACTCACTGGCCCTGCATGAGCGCGCCTTCGCCGTGGGCATCAGCGTGGCGCCCGGGCCCATCTTCTCCGCGCGGACGGAGTCCTACCGGAACTTCATCCGCCTGAGCTGTGGCCAGCCCTGGACACCGCGCGTCGAGGCCGCGGTGTCCTCGCTGGGCTGTCTCGCGCGAGGGCTGGTGTAGGCGCCCTCCCGCTCAATACACGAGGCGGGTGCGTGGCAGGAGCCGCCGCCCGTGCCGCTCCGGCGTCAGCGACTTCTCCACGTCCAGGAGCACCGTCGCCCGCCCGTTGCGGCGCAGGCTCTCCACCTTCGTGTCGAGGGTGATGGGGCCCGTGCGTGCGTCAATCATCCCCGCGCCGCTCTCGTGCTCGAAGCCACCGAAGGCGCCCAGCCGCACCGACAGCCTGACGTCGCTGGCGCCCTCGGGCATGAAGAAGTACCCCACCAGGTGGGCGTGCTCCGTGTCGGCGAGGTTGATGTGGTTGGCGCGAAGCCGCACCTCGATGGGTTGGCCATCCGCCGTGGCGGACATGCTCTCGATGCCCAGCAGCGCGGCCGTGTAGCCCTGGGCGCGCACCCCTCGGATTCGCAGCTCATACCAGGTGGGGTCCTGGGGTTGCGCCGTGGGGCTCTCGCCGTCGCGGACGGGCCGGAGCGAGTCTTCGCCACACCCGACGAGCGACAACCCCGCCAGGCTCATCATGGCCACCCATGTCGTCCAACTGTGTGTCTTCATGTCCAGGTTCCTCGTCCTCTTCGATGAGGGGCGGCTCATCGCTGGCCGAGCCGCATCGCGCGAAGCGGCGTGGCCGGGCCCTTGGTCAGGTCGAACTGGAGCGGCAACGCGCGCGTCGCTCCGGAGGCGTTGAAGGCGGTGAGCTCGGTGAGGATGTCGCGCCGGTCCGCATCGGCCATCGAGGTGGCGAGGGCCTCATGGCCCACCTTGAGCACCGCGGCGCCTCGCGGGGTTGGCCCGAAGAGCCGCTCATTGCAGGTGGCCGTGAGCACCTCCGTGGCCAGCCTCATGTTCAGCGACGAAGCCGGCGCGAGCACGAAGCCGCCAGGGCCCAGGGTGGGACTCGCCCAGAACACGGTCATCATGTCCTTGAGCGTCCGGACGCCCCCCACCACCCCCAGGTCGATGGTGCCGCCGGCCAGACAGTCCCGGGCCACGTCGAGGTGGACCTTGAAGAAGCCCGAGACCTGGGTGATGCCTGCTTCGCCCAGCGCGCACGACGCGCCGTCGACCACGTTGACCGAGGGGCCTCCGACAATCCGGGTGAAGCCGCTGGTGTCCAGGTTGACTTGATACAGCGTGTTCTGCGGGCCTCCCGGGGGCGCGTTGATGTCCGTGCCGTAGAGGTAGAAGCGCCCCTCCTGGTCAAAGAACGCGGAGCCCGCGAGGAACCCCGTGCTCACCGACCCGGACGCATTCACGGGCGCCGTGGGGCCGAAGTCGGTGTGGGTCGTCGTGACGGGGTCGAATACGGTCAGCCGGTCGGTGTCGTGGTTGTAGGCATACACCCGCCCGTCGAGCGGGTTGACCGCCATGTCGCTCATGAAGAGGGTGGCAGGGCTGTCGACGATGCCGGAGGCCAGCGAGGTCCTGGCGACGACGTCGATGCGAGCGTATTCGTCGGTCGCGCCGTTGTGGACGAGATAGCTGCCGTCGGTGAGGAAGGTCCCCGCGTTGTAGCGGCTGGTGGGCAGCCCCGCGACGGCGCCGAGGTCCGCGGGCACGCCGTCGGAGCCCATGCGCAGGAGGCGGTTGGGCGTGGTCAGCTCCGTCAGGCCATAGATATAGCCATCCACCTGATTGAAGCCGATGGCGTTGTATTGAATGGAGGCGGTGAAGAGCGGCGTCAACGTCCCCGCGACGGGGTCGAAGACATTGAGCGAGGTGGGGACCCCCGTCGAGATGTACAGCGTGTCGTCGCAGGTGAGCGGCGGCTGTTCGCAGACGACGCGGGCTCGGGCCTCGGATGCACCTTCCTGGAAGGTCACCCGGAAGGTGTTGGTAAAGCCCGGTGTCTCCCCGGGCGTGGACGGGTCGTCATCCTCGCCCGCCAGCGCGAGGCAGTCCTCGAAGCTGTCGAGTGTGTATGTGAATTGATACGTGAGGGAGTCCCCCACGGGGATGTCCACGGGAGGCGCGGGCGTGAAGCTGAAGCCGCGCGACGCGAAGCGCGGGTCGCTCACCGTCAGCAGCGTCGAGGGCAGCGTGGGGTGGAC is part of the Myxococcus landrumus genome and encodes:
- a CDS encoding aminotransferase-like domain-containing protein, with the translated sequence MGALAHKPKLYEQVAERLSDAIAAGTLRGGDRLPSVRQLALRERVSISTVLQAYLHLEAVGLIETRPQSGHYVRRRERPRLAEPQVSQPAKSATPVTVSGLVSQVYRAMRDPRVIQLGGAWPATELLPVRRLMRELNILTRESGELGILYDAPPGCLELRQQLARRSLDWGGALSADDFIITCGAAEAIHLGLLAVARPGDTIAIESPAYYGTLQNIESLGLKALEIPCSPRHGMELDALQAALERRRVAAVLVVPSFSNPVGSCMPEENRRRLVSMLEERGIPLIEDDIYGDLHFGPERPRTCKSFDTTGNVMLCGSFSKTLAPGFRVGYVAPGKLRERVELLKFSHTVATATLPPLAIARFLEEGGYDRHLRALRRGLKAQVERMAEAVAEFFPEGTRVARPEGGSLLWVELPPTVDSLALHERAFAVGISVAPGPIFSARTESYRNFIRLSCGQPWTPRVEAAVSSLGCLARGLV
- a CDS encoding DUF6923 family protein, which encodes MKTQWKKVLLTGALAGACVANAHDLEADKRVNGETSATVSTYPATLVFSYTVTNVHPTLPSTLLTVSDPRFASRGFSFTPAPPVDIPVGDSLTYQFTYTLDSFEDCLALAGEDDDPSTPGETPGFTNTFRVTFQEGASEARARVVCEQPPLTCDDTLYISTGVPTSLNVFDPVAGTLTPLFTASIQYNAIGFNQVDGYIYGLTELTTPNRLLRMGSDGVPADLGAVAGLPTSRYNAGTFLTDGSYLVHNGATDEYARIDVVARTSLASGIVDSPATLFMSDMAVNPLDGRVYAYNHDTDRLTVFDPVTTTHTDFGPTAPVNASGSVSTGFLAGSAFFDQEGRFYLYGTDINAPPGGPQNTLYQVNLDTSGFTRIVGGPSVNVVDGASCALGEAGITQVSGFFKVHLDVARDCLAGGTIDLGVVGGVRTLKDMMTVFWASPTLGPGGFVLAPASSLNMRLATEVLTATCNERLFGPTPRGAAVLKVGHEALATSMADADRRDILTELTAFNASGATRALPLQFDLTKGPATPLRAMRLGQR